Proteins encoded within one genomic window of Polaribacter sp. NJDZ03:
- a CDS encoding HEPN domain-containing protein yields MQSFRTEIENQVVEKDIIDLADKIAKFNNLQIDEEKFRSLRLARGVYGQRQEGVQMIRIKLPYGKVMSNQLRRISEVSDEYSRGRLHITTRQDIQIHYVDLQRTPELWAELEKDDVTLREACGNVVRNVTASETAGIDVDEPFDVSPYADALYKFFLRNPICQEMGRKFKVSFSSTDADTGLSYLHDLGFIAKIENGVRGFKVMVAGGLGSQPRHAETLYEFLPSDKIIPVMEGVLRVFDRYGERKSRAKARMKFLLKDIGLEAFKELVAQEQKAIELKSVAIDADGYVASTPVSVEAPEAVIKDQAAFELWKSTNLIPQKQAGYVAIGIKVLLGDFYTDKARLLADLVDAYAAGEVRLTLRQNIVIPFVKEDLVPYFYQELEKLGFVAAGYNKAVDITACPGTDTCNLGIASSTGIADELERVIKAEYPQYLKNEDLVIKISGCMNACGQHNMANIGFQGMTVRTPDKLVAPALQVLLGGGNLGNGNALFADKVVKVPSKRGPEALRRIFNDFEANAKGKSFVDYYKVTGERYFYDLLNDLQDVTNLTQEDFIDWGEEEKYLKEIGIGECAGVVIDLIATLFLESDEKIENANEAFENGVYSGAIYYAYQSIVNSAKASLLAADKKTNTHASIISQFDTEFISSEKIDLGGSFADLIYQINKFAPTEEFAKKYISDANTFLQKVRAYRNAETAIAE; encoded by the coding sequence ATGCAGAGTTTTAGAACAGAAATAGAAAACCAAGTTGTAGAAAAAGATATTATTGATTTAGCAGATAAAATTGCAAAATTCAATAACCTACAAATAGACGAAGAAAAATTTAGAAGTTTACGTTTAGCTAGAGGGGTTTACGGTCAGCGTCAAGAAGGCGTGCAAATGATTCGTATTAAATTGCCTTATGGTAAAGTAATGAGTAATCAATTACGAAGAATTTCTGAGGTTTCAGATGAGTATTCTAGAGGTAGGTTGCATATTACAACGCGTCAAGATATTCAAATTCACTATGTAGATTTACAAAGAACGCCAGAATTATGGGCAGAATTAGAAAAAGATGATGTTACGTTGCGTGAAGCTTGTGGTAATGTGGTAAGAAATGTAACTGCTTCAGAAACAGCAGGTATTGATGTTGATGAGCCTTTTGATGTTTCTCCGTATGCAGATGCTTTGTATAAATTCTTTTTACGTAACCCTATTTGTCAAGAAATGGGACGTAAATTCAAGGTTTCTTTTTCTTCTACAGATGCAGATACGGGATTATCTTATTTACATGATTTAGGATTTATTGCTAAAATTGAAAACGGAGTAAGAGGTTTTAAAGTGATGGTTGCAGGAGGATTAGGTTCTCAGCCAAGACATGCAGAAACTTTATATGAGTTTTTACCATCAGATAAAATTATTCCAGTAATGGAAGGTGTTTTAAGAGTTTTTGATCGTTATGGTGAACGTAAAAGTAGAGCCAAAGCAAGAATGAAATTCTTATTAAAAGACATCGGTTTAGAAGCTTTTAAAGAATTAGTAGCACAAGAACAAAAGGCTATCGAATTAAAATCAGTTGCTATTGATGCAGATGGTTATGTTGCGTCAACTCCAGTTTCTGTTGAAGCACCAGAAGCAGTTATAAAAGACCAAGCAGCATTTGAGTTATGGAAATCTACCAACTTAATTCCTCAAAAGCAAGCAGGTTATGTTGCAATCGGAATTAAAGTTTTATTAGGAGATTTTTATACAGATAAAGCTCGTTTATTAGCAGATTTAGTTGATGCATATGCAGCAGGTGAAGTTCGTTTAACCTTGCGTCAAAATATTGTTATTCCTTTTGTAAAAGAAGATTTAGTTCCTTATTTCTATCAAGAATTAGAGAAATTAGGTTTTGTAGCAGCAGGTTATAATAAAGCGGTAGATATTACAGCTTGTCCAGGTACAGATACATGTAACTTAGGTATTGCAAGTAGTACAGGTATTGCAGACGAATTAGAGCGCGTTATAAAAGCAGAATATCCTCAGTATTTAAAAAATGAAGACCTTGTAATTAAGATTAGTGGTTGTATGAATGCTTGTGGACAACACAATATGGCAAACATTGGTTTTCAAGGAATGACTGTTAGAACACCAGATAAATTAGTGGCGCCAGCGTTACAAGTTTTATTAGGTGGAGGAAATTTAGGAAACGGAAATGCATTATTTGCAGATAAAGTAGTAAAAGTACCAAGTAAAAGAGGACCAGAAGCATTGCGTAGAATTTTTAATGATTTTGAAGCAAATGCTAAGGGAAAATCTTTTGTAGACTATTATAAAGTGACAGGAGAACGTTATTTTTATGATTTATTAAACGATTTGCAAGATGTTACTAATTTAACTCAAGAAGATTTTATCGATTGGGGAGAAGAAGAGAAATATCTAAAAGAAATTGGTATTGGAGAATGTGCAGGTGTTGTAATCGATTTAATTGCTACTTTATTTTTAGAAAGTGATGAGAAAATTGAAAATGCAAACGAAGCTTTTGAAAACGGAGTGTATTCTGGTGCAATTTATTATGCATATCAGTCTATTGTAAATTCAGCAAAAGCATCTTTGTTAGCCGCAGATAAGAAAACAAATACGCATGCAAGTATTATTTCTCAATTTGACACTGAATTTATTTCATCAGAAAAAATAGATTTAGGAGGTTCTTTTGCAGATTTAATTTATCAAATTAATAAGTTTGCTCCAACAGAAGAATTTGCAAAGAAGTATATTAGCGATGCAAATACGTTTTTACAGAAAGTAAGAGCTTATAGAAATGCTGAAACTGCAATTGCAGAGTAA
- a CDS encoding sulfate adenylyltransferase subunit 1: protein MKVLKIATAGSVDDGKSTLIGRILYDTKSLTDDKLEAIEEKSRQRGFDYLDFSLATDGLVAEREQGITIDVAHIYFSTPSKSFIIADTPGHIEYTRNMVTGASTAQASIVLIDARNGVIEQTYRHFFINNLLRIKDVVIAINKMDLVDFSEEKYNTIKAEIEYLASKSEYKGQNLTFIPMSALQGDNVVNRSENTPWYKGETLMHHLEKLDIEDIDDASQVRFPVQTVIRPKTEEYHDFRGYAGKLYGGDLAVGDEVAVLPSQTKSKIKTINFFDKEFQEAKRGSSVTITLEDNVNVSRGDMLVKVNEEPTVAKELTATICWMDKEPLQASQKYYIKHGVNDAQAKITKLSSIIKTDFSGIEENPSELVLNQIGDIQLKLSKPLAFDSYKNNKSNGSFILINPKTNNTVGVGFIK, encoded by the coding sequence ATGAAAGTACTAAAAATAGCAACAGCAGGAAGTGTAGATGATGGTAAGAGTACCTTAATTGGTCGTATTTTATACGATACAAAATCATTGACAGACGATAAGTTAGAAGCGATAGAAGAAAAAAGTAGACAACGTGGTTTTGACTATTTAGATTTCTCTTTAGCAACCGATGGTTTAGTTGCAGAACGCGAACAAGGAATTACTATTGATGTTGCACATATTTATTTTTCTACACCTTCAAAAAGTTTCATTATTGCAGATACTCCAGGGCATATTGAATATACAAGAAACATGGTTACTGGTGCATCAACAGCACAAGCTTCTATTGTTTTAATTGATGCAAGAAACGGAGTTATAGAGCAAACTTACAGACACTTTTTTATCAATAATTTATTGAGAATTAAAGATGTAGTAATTGCTATAAATAAAATGGATTTAGTAGATTTTTCTGAAGAAAAATACAATACCATTAAAGCAGAGATTGAATATTTAGCAAGTAAAAGTGAATATAAAGGTCAGAATTTAACGTTTATACCAATGTCTGCTTTACAAGGAGATAATGTTGTAAATAGATCTGAAAATACGCCTTGGTATAAAGGAGAAACTTTAATGCATCACTTAGAAAAATTAGATATAGAAGATATTGATGATGCTTCTCAAGTTCGTTTTCCTGTACAAACTGTAATTAGACCTAAAACAGAAGAATATCACGATTTTAGAGGATATGCGGGTAAATTGTATGGTGGAGATTTAGCTGTTGGAGATGAGGTTGCTGTGTTACCATCGCAAACAAAATCTAAAATTAAGACAATTAATTTCTTCGATAAAGAATTTCAAGAAGCAAAAAGAGGAAGTTCTGTTACCATTACGTTAGAAGATAACGTAAATGTAAGTAGAGGAGATATGTTAGTAAAAGTAAATGAAGAGCCAACAGTTGCTAAAGAATTAACAGCAACTATTTGTTGGATGGACAAAGAGCCTTTACAAGCATCACAAAAATATTATATTAAGCATGGTGTAAATGATGCGCAAGCAAAAATCACAAAATTGTCTAGTATTATAAAAACAGATTTTTCTGGGATAGAAGAAAATCCGTCAGAATTAGTTTTAAATCAAATAGGAGATATTCAGTTAAAGTTAAGTAAACCATTAGCTTTTGACTCTTATAAGAATAATAAATCAAACGGGTCGTTTATCTTAATCAACCCAAAAACAAATAATACAGTAGGAGTAGGTTTTATCAAGTAG
- the cysD gene encoding sulfate adenylyltransferase subunit CysD, producing the protein MSNNIIQVDALESEAIFIFREVVAQFEKPVLLFSGGKDSITLVRLAQKAFYPAKIPFPLMHIDTGHNFPETIEFRDRLAKELGVELIVRNVQDNIDSGRVKEETGRYASRNMLQTETLLDAIEEFGFDACIGGARRDEEKARAKERIFSVRDDFGQWDEKNQRPEVFDMLNGRIDLGQNVRVFPISNWTELDVWSYIEQENIEIPSIYFAHKRNIFVRDGMIWSADDEVVFRDKEEVVEERMVRFRTVGDMSCTAAVLSDAVDIAKVVEEIRDSSISERGARIDDKRSEAAMEKRKQQGYF; encoded by the coding sequence ATGAGTAACAATATAATACAAGTAGATGCTTTAGAAAGTGAAGCAATTTTTATATTTAGAGAAGTAGTAGCGCAGTTCGAAAAACCTGTTTTATTATTCTCTGGTGGAAAAGACAGTATAACTTTAGTGCGTTTGGCACAAAAAGCATTCTATCCAGCAAAAATTCCTTTCCCTTTAATGCATATCGATACAGGTCATAACTTTCCTGAAACAATAGAATTTAGAGATCGTTTAGCAAAAGAATTAGGTGTCGAGTTAATTGTAAGAAATGTACAAGACAATATAGATTCTGGTAGAGTAAAAGAAGAAACTGGTAGATATGCAAGTAGAAATATGTTGCAAACAGAAACGTTGTTAGACGCTATTGAGGAGTTTGGTTTTGATGCATGTATTGGTGGAGCAAGAAGAGATGAAGAAAAAGCAAGAGCAAAAGAAAGAATCTTTTCTGTAAGAGATGATTTTGGTCAGTGGGATGAGAAAAACCAACGTCCAGAGGTATTCGATATGTTAAACGGACGAATAGATTTAGGTCAGAATGTACGTGTTTTTCCAATTTCTAATTGGACAGAATTAGACGTTTGGTCTTATATAGAACAAGAAAACATCGAAATTCCTTCAATCTATTTTGCACACAAAAGAAATATTTTTGTGAGAGACGGAATGATTTGGTCTGCAGATGATGAAGTTGTTTTTAGAGATAAAGAAGAAGTAGTAGAAGAAAGAATGGTTCGTTTTAGAACCGTAGGAGATATGAGTTGTACGGCAGCAGTTTTATCCGACGCAGTCGATATAGCAAAAGTTGTAGAAGAAATTAGAGATTCTTCAATTTCAGAAAGAGGCGCAAGAATAGATGATAAACGATCTGAAGCAGCAATGGAAAAACGTAAACAACAAGGGTATTTTTAG